AGTTCATTCACAAGGGCATTGATTCTGTCGGTCTCCTTAATCTTGAGGGTATGCAGTCCACTTAGTTTGAAAGGCACTCCCAGAAAAGCACAAGTCACTGCAAAGGTCTGTGCCAAATCTGGCTGATCAGTAAAATCATATTTGAACGAAGACATTATTTCACCGATATTAAGCAGTTCTAATCCCCTGCTTGAATGTTTGGATTTAACCCCAAGACCTTCAAATAGGCGCGCCACTTCTGAGTCACCTTGCCAACTGTAACGATTAAGTCCTTTCAAAATCACAGTCGTCCCCTTAGGAGCAAAGGCTACTACTTCAAACCAGTAAGATGCTGCACTCCAGTCGGCCTCTACCCTTGTTTCAACAGGCTTATACTCGGCATTTGGAACCTTTATAGTATTTCCCTTCCATTCACACTTTACACCGAAGGCTTCCATCTGCTTAAGAGTCATATGAATATAAGGACGCGAAGTAATATCTCCTGTCAAAGTAAGACTGAGTCCCTCCAACATATATGGAGCAATCATCAATAGGGCCGATACATACTGACTACTTACATTTCCCGGAAGCTCAAGTTCCCCACCCTTTAAAGCACTGCCATATATCCTCAATGGAGGATAACCTTCCTTATCCAGATACTCAATCCTGGCTCCAAGCCTATTTAATGCCTCAACAAGCACATGAATAGGACGCTGCTTCATTCTCTCACTGCCGGTGATAGTCCACTCGCCAACAATCTTGGCAAGGTAGGCGGTAAGAAACCTCATTGTTGTCCCGGCAGCACCGACGTCAAAGTGATTGGTCGATGAATTGAGAGCTCCGAGCATAGCCCTTGTATCGTCACTGTCGGACAGATTCTTTATTGGATAGGGACTATAAGCGAGAGCATTTAGTATAAGCAGTCGGTTGCTTATGCTCTTGGATGCCGGAAGTTCTATTTCAGTCTTTAGGACTTCCTTCAATGGTAGTATATGTATTGACTGTGTCATAATTCATCTTAATCAACCGGACGCAACTCAATTTGTCAGCCAACTGTCTGCGCCCTTATGTATTTCATCTGCCTTTCTACAAACAACAACATAACATTCTACTGTACATGGTCTGCCTTAGATGTAGCTTTGCCTGTAAAACTCAAGTGCTTCAATAACCTCTTCCCTTTCGCAATGGGTATCAATTGCAATATCTCCAGGCTCACGGAGCAGTGTAAAATTTATACGCCCGCTTGAATTCTTTTTATCGTGAGTCATTGCATCATAGAGGTAGGTATAATCACCCTTACTTATCTCAAATCTACCGAAGATCTTGTAGATATACTCACTTAGCAGTCGCAGTAGCTCCTCAGAAAATCCGAGCTTCTTCCATGCAAGGTAAAGTTCTACTACTATACCATAGGCTACGGCATAACCATGCAGAACCGGTTTACCGCGTTTAAGCGCAAGGCTCTCAATGGCATGTCCTGCAGTATGTCCAAGATTCAATGCCTTTCGGATTCCCTTTTCATAAGGGTCATCACTCACTATATCATCCTTGATCCTGATTGACTCAGCAACCAGACCGGCAAGTATGGCCATGTCAGGATTTAATATATCAAAGGCAATTGTTCGATTAAGCAGATCCCCCTTCACAAGCAGGGCATGCTTAATCATCTCGGCAAAACCCGATTTCAGGTTGGGACCATCCAGACTCCTGAGCAGTGAAGTATCAACAAGCACATACTTAGCCTGCTTGAAGGAACCTATCTCATTCTTATAACCCTTGAAGTTGATACCTGTTTTGCCTCCAACCGATGCATCAACCTGTGCAAGTAAGGTTGTAGGTATATTTATAAAGTCTATCCCACGCTTGAAAGTTGCAGCAGCAAATCCGCCCAAATCACAAGGCATACCGCCTCCCAGATTTACAAGCAGTGAATGACGGGTTGCACCTCCTTCCACCAATGCCGCCCATACATATATAAGGGCATCGGTATCCTTGGCATCGTCACCAGGGGCAATTTCTATTACCCTATTTCTGTCAATGCCTGGCACATCCTCAATAAGGGGAAAACAAAGACGTCTGGTGGTGCCATCGGTCAGCACAAAGACCTTTTCATCTTTGTATGGCTTTATCATCTCCGCCAGATCAGACCTAAGGTCATCGGCAAGGTAAACATCGGTTTCACAGGTATTGAGTGACTGCATAGCTTCAATTTCTTTCAAATTATGACAAAAGTAAGCTTTTATGCCAATGCGAAAAACCCCAAAGCAAAAATATAAGGCCAGCCCGGACCGTGTCTCTGCCGGCCTACACAGAAGGGTACTGCCGGGCCTCGAAGCCCGGCAGAACAGCAAACTGACGGGACGTTTGCTTTTTAGCTCTTTATTTTGTTTTTTGCAATACAAATAAAAAGCAATGAATAATAAAAAGACCGCTTCTACTTTTATCAGAATCTTCGGAATCAGTTGGCTTGCTTCACTTGCCATTCTGGTCTATACCTTCCTGAGCCGTACTGCAGTTTCTCAGAACTTTCAGATACTAATGCTGGTAGTAGTGGTACTGCTTCCTGTAATATTTGCAAAAGGTGGTTTCTATTATATTGAGATCGCAGATTCAAAGGGAAATCTCCTTATCAGATATTTCAACCTATTCCCGATAGGACGAAAGTATAAGGCACTACAGATTCCATTGGAAAGGTATAGCCATTACGAGATAAAAGGATCAATGGGAGTACTCTTTAGCTTCCTTTACGTGTATGAAGATACCGTAAGGGGATTGGCACGCTATCAGCCAATCGGACTGACTGCTCTAAGAAGTGAGGAGAAAGAAAACTTAAGAAACATACTAGATCAAATTAAAAAAACAAATAAGTAACACTCAAATCCTATAACCCAAACCATGCTTGTTCATCAGTTAGCCCTTACCATGATCAATGGAGTGGGGCCGAAACTGGCACGACTCCTGATAGATCACCTGGGTTCCGTCGAGGAGGTCTTTTCACCAAAGGCTCCCTTCGAAAAGGTACCAGGTATAGGAGAAGTGATGGCCTCCAGACTCCGCAATATAGACACAAAATCCCTGCTTCTTAGGGCGGAAAAAGAGATAGAGTTCATCACCCGACATGACATCACAGCCCTTTTTATCGATGACCCTGAATACCCTTCGCGACTGGCCAACTGCGAAGATGCTCCATTGCTAATATTTATTAAAGGTAAGGCAGACCTTGAGTCCCCCAAGGCACTCAGCATCGTAGGTACACGCAGGGCAAGCGACTACGGCAAGTACCTGTGCGAAAAACTTGTAAAAGATATTGCCGAAAGGCATCCCGGCACTCTTATTATCAGTGGACTCGCATACGGTATCGACATCTGTGCACACAGGGCTGCACTGAAATACGGCCTGCCCACAGTCGCAGTTCTCGCTCACGGTCTTGACAGAATCTACCCACCATCCCACAGAAGTACTGCAACAAAGATTTGTGAGCAGGGTGCTCTTGTAACTGAGTTTATGACCGACACAAATCCTGACAAACCAAACTTTGTAAGAAGAAACAGGATTGCTGCAGGACTTTGTGATGCTGTGATAGTTGTGGAATCTGCCGAAAAAGGTGGAGCTTTGATAACAGCCGGCCTCGCAGCAGGATATTCAAGAGATGTGCTTGCCTTTCCCGGAAGGGTCGGTGACGAATTGTCGGCTGGTTGCAATCGACTTATCAAAGCAAACAAGGCTGCTCTAATTGAGACAATTGATGACCTGGAATATGCACTGGGCTGGGAAAGTCCAACAAACTTTAACAGAGCTACACAAGGTTATCTCTTTGCTACACCTGACACTCCGGAAGAAAAGCAAATAATGGATTTACTGCATGAAGAAAAGGAGATGAATCTCAACCTTATATCAACTGCGACCGGCATTCCTATTCCCAGGCTATCGGCAATCCTGTTAGAGATGGAGTTTAAAGGTCTGATTAAGTCTATGCCGGGAGGTATGTACAGAATGCTTTGAAAAGAAGTTCTGTTGTTGAGACCCCACTGTTGTTCAGCTAAACGAAAGTCTGCATTGCTGGTTCTTCCAGGTTATTCCAAGTGGTGAAATTGTCCAGGCCACTGCCCGGAGGCAATGGCTATTATTTGATCTCCCCGGTTTTTATTCCCTGCAGGTGGAAAGATTTTAATACCTTTGACCCTTGAAATCCAAAACAGATATTAGATCAGGCTCATGAAAATCAGACTGCTGATATTGACCTTACTGATAGGCACCAGTATATGCCACGCCGGGGGCAAGCGCATTATTTCTCTTGCGTCATCACTGACAAAGAGCATCTATTATCTGGAAGCTCAGGATCAGTTAGTGGGCAGAACTTCTTATTGCTTTGTCGCAGACAAGGACAACAAAGAAGTTGTAGCCAGTGCTGTTACTGTCAATATTGAAAAGGTCCTTAGTCTTAAACCCGATCTGGTTATCGCAACTGGGATAACCGATCCGGAGACTATTGAGTTGATTCGCAAGGCTGGTATAAAAACCGAGATATTTCAGACTCCGCGCAACTTCAGTGAAGTATGCAGTCAGTTCCGACGTCTTGCTTCTCTCTGTGGCAGCGAGAAACTTGCCGATTCCATTATAAAGGAAAGTCAAAAAACCCTCGACGACATTAAAGCATATTACAAGGGTAAGACCCCAAGGAAAGTCTTCTTTCAAATCGGAGCAAATCCGCTGTTTGCCGCTATCGAAAATACCTTTATGGACGACTACATCACCCTTGCAGGTGGGACCAATATAGCAGCCGGCCTAAAAAAAGGGACAGTAAACCGCGAATGGGTACTAATGAAAAATCCAGATGTAATAATCATAGTAAACATGGGACTAGCCGGGGATGATGAGATGAAGATCTGGCAAAGCTATCCTCATCTGAAGGCAGCAAAGAACAATTCAATTTTCTTTGTGGAATCGGATATGGCAAGCACACCCAACCCTGTCGATTTTGTTGAAACCATGAAGGTGCTACACAGGCATCTCAGCAAACTGCCTTAAGGCACAAGTCCGAATAACATGCAAAACAAGTATCTGGCATGGACTCTTTTCATCTTGCTGCTACTCATTCTTTTTGCAGCATCAGCGCTGCTATCTCTTAGCAGCGGTGAAGCAGCCATTGGTTTGAAAGATATCCCCTATGTACTTGGAGACAAGGAGCAGATGGAGTATTATATCCTTACTCAGATCCGAATGCCCAGAATCATTCTGGCGCTGGCAGTTGGCGGATCGCTGAGTCTGGCCGGAGCCATCCTTCAGGGCATCTACCGGAATCCGCTTGTTGAACCCTATACCCTTGGAATATCAGGAGGTGCAGCACTTGGAGTTGCCCTTACAATAGTCTGTGGCCTACATCTTACCCTTGGGACCCTAATCCTTCCCCTCTCAGGTTTCACCGGAGCCGCAATAGTGATACTTATCGTCGGAGTTCTGGGTTTCTTCCGTGGTGGTAGTAATGTCAACAAGATGCTGCTGATTGGAGTAATGATTAGTTTTGTGGCATCCTCAGCGATGATGTTTCTTATGTCGATAAGTAGTGCCGACAACGTATATAGCATAGTATTCTGGATAATGGGATCACTCAATGAACCCAATCAGGTACTGATCCGCATTACACTGTTTGCCTCCCTTGTCGGTCTTGCAATCAGCTATCTCTTTGCAAGACCACTAAACGCACTAATGCTCGGACAGGAGAAGGCCGCCTACCTCGGCATTAACAGCAAGAACACTATCCGGATGCTGTTTATCCTATCTTCCCTGCTGACTGGGATTAGTGTTGCTGTTGCCGGGGTTATTGGTTTTGTCGGACTTGTTATCCCCCATCTTATACGCATGCTAGCAGGTAGTGATCATCGCTTTCTGCTTATTGGATCCTTTCTGGGCGGAGGCATCTTCCTGGTGCTATCCGACGTGGTAGCACGAACAATAATAGCACCCAATGAACTTCCAATCGGAGTAATAACCGGAATTGCTGGTGGCATCCTGTTTATCATAGTCCTGATCCGAAAAAAGCAACACCATGTCTGATTATTATTTTGAAATAGATAAACTCTGTTGCGGATACGGAAATGAGTTCAGGCTTAAACCCGTCTCATTCGGATTAAAGCAGGGAGACCTTGCGGGAATAATAGGTCCCAACGGTTCAGGAAAGACAACCCTGCTCAAGGGCATCTCAGGAAGGCTGCCGCTTAGTAGCGGCAGCATCAGGCTCAACAACCAGGACATCCAGAATCTGAAGCTGCGGCAAAGGGCACAACGTGTTGCCGTCGTTTCTCAGTTTATTGACTCAGCTGGCATAAGTGTAGAAGACTATGTATTGATGGGACGCCTTCCCTACAGAGAGAATTTTCAGTTTTTTGAATCCAACCGTGACCTTACAATTGCCCGCAAATACATGCGTCTTACGGGCATCTGGCCCCATCGCAAGAAACAACTCAGTCAGCTGAGTGGAGGTGAACAACAACTAGCAGCCATAGCACAAGCTTTGACTCAGGAACCGGAACTGCTGCTGATGGATGAGCCCACTTCCCATCTCGATATTACACACCAGGTGCAGGTGCTCAACCTGATCCAGCGACTCAACAATGAGCTCAAGCTTACAGTTCTGATGATAATTCATGACCTCAACCTGGCTGCCGAATACTGCAACCATCTGATTATGATGAAGGACGGGCAGCTATATTCACAGGGCACACCATCAGAAGTCCTGGCATACGATAAAATAGAAGAAGTTTACAACACAGTGGTTGTCACACAAAATAATCCCTTATCGGGCAAACCTGCTGTCTTCCTAGTTTCTGAGAAGATACTTGAAGAAATTAAGGCTCGCTATGGAGGGATAAACAGGAACCAATAAACATCCACATCTTAAGACACTTCCCAGGCAAAAGGCCTGTTTTTCTTTCTTAGAAACTTTCTGTATTTAACCGCTGGATCGGGATTTCCTTAAAAAATCAATTGTTTTTACCGGCACGACAGTTGTAATCGCTTATTTCGGAATCTGGGATATATGTTTTTCAAGCCACGACAGTTAAGTCCATTGATATTTCTCTTATTGAGTTTTGCTACATCTCTCGCGAAAATCATAAGGTCGACAGCCTGAAATATAAAAAGGGCATTGGCAAAGGTCTATGGCTAACTGGACTCCTCCATCTTCAAAAGGACAGAGTCAGATCAATCGATTACTTTAAACAAGCACTCGCTGTTGCCGAAGAAATCAGATCATCAATAGTCAGTTTGGTTCATCCCGAAGACCTAGATAGCCTGTCTGCATTTTGGAGAACACTGAATGTCAAGGAACTGAGCATTGCTTCAGTACAGTTTCGACTCAAACATAAGAATGAGGATTACAGATGGTTTGAGGCTGTAGCCCAGAACTTTGTGGACAACCCTGCATTAGGAGCCATCCTTTCCAACATCAGAGACATTGATGTTCAAAAGAAAGTTGGAGATTACTTTTGACGTCCAATGGATTTGATAAACCAACTAAATGACACCTTATGAAAAAACAACTACTATTAATTCTATTTGCCCTGGGTACCATCTTTAATGCAAGTGCAATAAGTGATATTGATTTAGTACGAAATAGAATCGGCTTATTCCAAAACAAATACCAACAAGGATAACGTGTGGGATGTACAACGCTCCCCCTCATATCCGACAACTGATGGTATATGGAAGCTAACTTACTTTAGTGACCCATATGATGCATTAACAAATAGCGATATTGACTGGGGAAGAAACGGAGACCGCTACCTGATGTTCAACATAGTTGAGGCTGACGACTTTGATCCAATTAGGTATAAAAGATACGAAGACGACATTTACAGAACCGGTGACTACCTCCTTGTTTTAAACCTGTATGAATCCGACGGAAGTTTTTCCTGAAGTCGAAGCATTCACCAGGGTATGGACATATACTGGCAATACCATCTTTAGGGACAACCAACAGATGCGTATTAAATATATGCTAGCCGATTCCTCCTTCTTTACCATGTTCTCATTTAAACTACGTTTTGCGGCTTGGCGTAGTGGCGGTTTTTTAGCACAATAGTTCAATCGAAGAACTGCACTTGAACCCACCACAAAACTGTCATACGAAGCACTGAACCCGCCATTACGCCAAACCGCTGTTACAGGCTGGCGTTCTTGTTGTCCGTGGCTGAAACCCTTGTCCTTATTGAGTTTTGCAACCAATTGTCCGAATGTTTTTGTGTCAGATTGTGGGTTGGCGTTTTTAAAATTTTTAGAAGAGAAGGGAATTTTTAATTTTTTCTTTTCAGCGTGGGACAGGCATACTCTTTGGCAAGCTTTGGCTTGTGTGTCGGCTTGCGGGGCTTGCCAATGTGTATGACTGTGAAGGGTTGAACTGAAAGAAAAGAGAATTTTATTCATTCATTTTTTTGTTTCTATAAACTCTTGTTAAGTTTTAACAATTAGTCTTTAATGCAATGGGCGAAAAATGGTTAACTTAAAAGTTTCTTCTGTTTCTTCCATTAAAGCTTCCTTCATACCAGCATTTCGAAGGGTTTCTATAACTATTTTCCTAATTCCAAGTCCTTTATGCTCCATTAATCCAAAATCCTGTGCAAATCTTACCAATATGGGATTTCTTTGATATTTCTGCCCGGCTTTTATTTTTTCTATCGTGAGGGTGTTGGGTAATCGCCCCTGACTTTCAATTTCTATCCTGTCATTAAAAATTCGGATTTCGTTTCGGTTACGCTTTGTGTAATCTCTATGAATTATTGCATTCACTAATAGTTCGCGAAGAGCTCTTTCTGGTATTATCCAAACCGTTTCTCTGTGAATGCCATCTGTTAGTTCTTCACGAGCATAAATTTCTCCCAATTTATTCATTACGGTCTCAATCAAGCCGCTGCGAATTACCTCTCCTTTTTCGTTCTTCACACTGGCTAACGGCAGGTTGTAGGCTTGGTCAAAATGATGATTGGTTTCAATATCGTTGCCGGGATAATGAATAACTCTGAAGCCATGATTTGATAAAAACCTACCGGGATTTTTTCCAAAAATGACCAGTCCGGCAATACTGGCAGAGAATTCATTAAAACTATTTCTGACAAGCAGGTCAAGTTGATTCAGTTTTTCAATTAACAAATCCTCATCCGCACCAGATAAGTCTTCACCAAACTCGTTCCGATAGTAATGAATGAAAAGTTCTTTATCAATATCCTGAAAAGAAGTGCCGGAAACCGGTGCTATTTCAAAGTGGTAATAACCTGATTCCTGAGCCATTCTAAGTATTTGTTCACGATCGGCAATTTTTGAAGTTGAACCAATTCTGATGTACGGT
The genomic region above belongs to Xiashengella succiniciproducens and contains:
- the dprA gene encoding DNA-processing protein DprA, yielding MLVHQLALTMINGVGPKLARLLIDHLGSVEEVFSPKAPFEKVPGIGEVMASRLRNIDTKSLLLRAEKEIEFITRHDITALFIDDPEYPSRLANCEDAPLLIFIKGKADLESPKALSIVGTRRASDYGKYLCEKLVKDIAERHPGTLIISGLAYGIDICAHRAALKYGLPTVAVLAHGLDRIYPPSHRSTATKICEQGALVTEFMTDTNPDKPNFVRRNRIAAGLCDAVIVVESAEKGGALITAGLAAGYSRDVLAFPGRVGDELSAGCNRLIKANKAALIETIDDLEYALGWESPTNFNRATQGYLFATPDTPEEKQIMDLLHEEKEMNLNLISTATGIPIPRLSAILLEMEFKGLIKSMPGGMYRML
- a CDS encoding ABC transporter substrate-binding protein — protein: MKIRLLILTLLIGTSICHAGGKRIISLASSLTKSIYYLEAQDQLVGRTSYCFVADKDNKEVVASAVTVNIEKVLSLKPDLVIATGITDPETIELIRKAGIKTEIFQTPRNFSEVCSQFRRLASLCGSEKLADSIIKESQKTLDDIKAYYKGKTPRKVFFQIGANPLFAAIENTFMDDYITLAGGTNIAAGLKKGTVNREWVLMKNPDVIIIVNMGLAGDDEMKIWQSYPHLKAAKNNSIFFVESDMASTPNPVDFVETMKVLHRHLSKLP
- the aroA gene encoding 3-phosphoshikimate 1-carboxyvinyltransferase encodes the protein MTQSIHILPLKEVLKTEIELPASKSISNRLLILNALAYSPYPIKNLSDSDDTRAMLGALNSSTNHFDVGAAGTTMRFLTAYLAKIVGEWTITGSERMKQRPIHVLVEALNRLGARIEYLDKEGYPPLRIYGSALKGGELELPGNVSSQYVSALLMIAPYMLEGLSLTLTGDITSRPYIHMTLKQMEAFGVKCEWKGNTIKVPNAEYKPVETRVEADWSAASYWFEVVAFAPKGTTVILKGLNRYSWQGDSEVARLFEGLGVKSKHSSRGLELLNIGEIMSSFKYDFTDQPDLAQTFAVTCAFLGVPFKLSGLHTLKIKETDRINALVNELGKFGFLIETNNVDCIEWSGKKGEALDKISVATYKDHRMAMAFAPAALKMDKPFVIEDPSVVSKSYPGFWDDLKKVGFAIEDQK
- a CDS encoding ABC transporter ATP-binding protein; this encodes MSDYYFEIDKLCCGYGNEFRLKPVSFGLKQGDLAGIIGPNGSGKTTLLKGISGRLPLSSGSIRLNNQDIQNLKLRQRAQRVAVVSQFIDSAGISVEDYVLMGRLPYRENFQFFESNRDLTIARKYMRLTGIWPHRKKQLSQLSGGEQQLAAIAQALTQEPELLLMDEPTSHLDITHQVQVLNLIQRLNNELKLTVLMIIHDLNLAAEYCNHLIMMKDGQLYSQGTPSEVLAYDKIEEVYNTVVVTQNNPLSGKPAVFLVSEKILEEIKARYGGINRNQ
- a CDS encoding 3-dehydroquinate synthase — encoded protein: MQSLNTCETDVYLADDLRSDLAEMIKPYKDEKVFVLTDGTTRRLCFPLIEDVPGIDRNRVIEIAPGDDAKDTDALIYVWAALVEGGATRHSLLVNLGGGMPCDLGGFAAATFKRGIDFINIPTTLLAQVDASVGGKTGINFKGYKNEIGSFKQAKYVLVDTSLLRSLDGPNLKSGFAEMIKHALLVKGDLLNRTIAFDILNPDMAILAGLVAESIRIKDDIVSDDPYEKGIRKALNLGHTAGHAIESLALKRGKPVLHGYAVAYGIVVELYLAWKKLGFSEELLRLLSEYIYKIFGRFEISKGDYTYLYDAMTHDKKNSSGRINFTLLREPGDIAIDTHCEREEVIEALEFYRQSYI
- a CDS encoding RNA-binding domain-containing protein; this encodes MTYQELLEIIANPENSKVEFKLDSERPERIAKEIVAFANFRGGRIFFGVDNNNREIKGSSKENFEEWLMDTVFGRYVTPSIIPLYEEINTPEGRVAVVTIEQGINKPYFVKEGDRETPYIRIGSTSKIADREQILRMAQESGYYHFEIAPVSGTSFQDIDKELFIHYYRNEFGEDLSGADEDLLIEKLNQLDLLVRNSFNEFSASIAGLVIFGKNPGRFLSNHGFRVIHYPGNDIETNHHFDQAYNLPLASVKNEKGEVIRSGLIETVMNKLGEIYAREELTDGIHRETVWIIPERALRELLVNAIIHRDYTKRNRNEIRIFNDRIEIESQGRLPNTLTIEKIKAGQKYQRNPILVRFAQDFGLMEHKGLGIRKIVIETLRNAGMKEALMEETEETFKLTIFRPLH
- a CDS encoding PAS domain-containing protein — encoded protein: MVSLVHPEDLDSLSAFWRTLNVKELSIASVQFRLKHKNEDYRWFEAVAQNFVDNPALGAILSNIRDIDVQKKVGDYF
- a CDS encoding FecCD family ABC transporter permease; its protein translation is MQNKYLAWTLFILLLLILFAASALLSLSSGEAAIGLKDIPYVLGDKEQMEYYILTQIRMPRIILALAVGGSLSLAGAILQGIYRNPLVEPYTLGISGGAALGVALTIVCGLHLTLGTLILPLSGFTGAAIVILIVGVLGFFRGGSNVNKMLLIGVMISFVASSAMMFLMSISSADNVYSIVFWIMGSLNEPNQVLIRITLFASLVGLAISYLFARPLNALMLGQEKAAYLGINSKNTIRMLFILSSLLTGISVAVAGVIGFVGLVIPHLIRMLAGSDHRFLLIGSFLGGGIFLVLSDVVARTIIAPNELPIGVITGIAGGILFIIVLIRKKQHHV